A portion of the Celeribacter baekdonensis genome contains these proteins:
- a CDS encoding 6,7-dimethyl-8-ribityllumazine synthase — translation MAANEQHHILDLPTFDKPVKLLIVVAPYYKDIADELVAGAKAVTEEVGGTWELVEVPGALEVPTAISIADKMSNFDGYVALGCVIRGETTHYETVCNDSSRALQLMGLQGLCIGNGILTVENRDQAVARAEAKGQNKGGGAAAAALHLIALSRKWANPSKGVGFHSDAIRLAGEATGPKNA, via the coding sequence ATGGCCGCGAATGAACAGCACCACATCCTCGATTTGCCGACATTCGACAAGCCGGTCAAACTTTTGATCGTGGTCGCGCCCTATTACAAAGACATCGCCGATGAATTGGTTGCAGGCGCTAAAGCCGTGACCGAAGAGGTGGGCGGCACCTGGGAGTTGGTTGAGGTGCCCGGCGCTTTGGAAGTGCCCACCGCGATTTCAATCGCCGATAAAATGTCGAACTTTGATGGCTATGTCGCGCTGGGCTGTGTGATCCGCGGCGAGACCACCCATTATGAGACGGTCTGCAACGACAGCTCGCGGGCGCTGCAACTGATGGGCCTGCAAGGGCTGTGCATCGGCAATGGCATCCTGACGGTTGAAAACCGCGACCAAGCGGTGGCGCGCGCCGAGGCCAAAGGTCAAAATAAAGGCGGTGGGGCGGCGGCTGCGGCCTTGCATCTCATCGCACTTTCGCGCAAATGGGCAAATCCGAGCAAGGGCGTGGGCTTTCATTCCGACGCGATCCGCCTGGCCGGAGAAGCGACAGGACCGAAAAACGCATGA
- the nusB gene encoding transcription antitermination factor NusB has product MTSDNTDHLKPPSKREKKSAARLYAVQALFQMEASDMTVDKVRRQFYDFFFGLVTEEEGEFIDGDSDLFHEITEVAVNEQAKIDQMTDRALVAKWPIARIDSTLRAIFRAAGAELLSGLTPPKVVIVEFVDVAKAFYPEGRESKFVNAVLDHMAREARPEAF; this is encoded by the coding sequence ATGACCTCTGACAACACCGACCATTTGAAACCGCCCTCAAAGCGCGAAAAGAAATCAGCCGCGCGGCTTTACGCTGTGCAGGCGCTGTTTCAGATGGAAGCCTCTGACATGACGGTCGATAAGGTCCGCCGCCAGTTTTATGATTTCTTCTTTGGTCTGGTGACCGAGGAAGAGGGCGAATTCATCGACGGCGACAGCGACCTGTTCCATGAGATCACCGAAGTGGCGGTCAATGAACAGGCCAAGATCGACCAAATGACCGACCGCGCTTTGGTGGCGAAATGGCCGATCGCGCGGATCGACTCGACGTTGCGGGCGATTTTCCGGGCGGCGGGGGCGGAGCTTTTATCCGGCCTGACGCCGCCGAAAGTGGTGATCGTGGAATTTGTGGACGTGGCCAAAGCGTTTTATCCCGAAGGCCGCGAGTCGAAATTCGTCAACGCGGTATTGGATCATATGGCCCGCGAGGCGCGTCCAGAAGCGTTTTGA
- a CDS encoding acyltransferase family protein, translating into MTLNAITHFRALAIVFVVASHCILLAHYDTPSLVQGTFINLITGATVFFVLISGILFQTVFVPRYSFRRFMRSKLRNVALPYLVLSLPLIVFTTLRDRPHPDTGGAEQILHGATLFFTGNTVIAYWYVPAILVIFLMSPLHMAFQRLSLSHQLSLTAMLYLLSNIAQRSVEDMFIPQSVLYFTPVYLTGMIYSQNRQRFLPPLKRLSLPLLLLAITLAMLAAQAGHYGNYHTGFSLRWTEFDLMMPQKIALSFAILGGLERYADRPIAWIQTLADASFGIFFLHAPMIALLLEAGYQPLFAAPLANIAVMTTLLFALCLSAIALLRRLFPAHSRHLVGA; encoded by the coding sequence ATGACGTTAAATGCCATCACCCATTTCCGGGCCCTTGCGATCGTTTTCGTCGTGGCGTCTCACTGTATTTTGTTGGCTCATTACGACACGCCGAGCCTTGTGCAGGGCACGTTCATCAACCTCATCACCGGCGCGACGGTGTTTTTCGTATTGATTTCTGGCATCCTGTTTCAAACTGTTTTCGTACCGCGCTACAGTTTTCGCCGCTTCATGCGCTCAAAACTGCGCAATGTGGCCCTGCCCTATTTGGTCCTGAGCCTGCCACTCATCGTTTTTACAACGCTGCGAGACAGACCGCATCCCGACACTGGCGGCGCAGAACAGATCCTGCATGGCGCAACGCTCTTTTTCACCGGCAACACAGTGATCGCCTATTGGTATGTGCCCGCCATTCTGGTCATCTTCTTGATGTCGCCGCTGCATATGGCATTTCAACGCCTGTCGCTGTCGCATCAACTCAGCCTCACCGCCATGCTATATCTTTTGTCAAACATTGCGCAGCGCTCGGTCGAGGATATGTTCATTCCACAGTCCGTGCTGTATTTTACGCCTGTCTATCTCACCGGGATGATCTATAGCCAAAACCGCCAACGCTTTTTGCCCCCGCTCAAGCGTCTGAGCCTGCCGCTGTTGCTGCTGGCCATCACTTTGGCGATGCTGGCGGCACAGGCAGGGCATTACGGCAATTATCACACTGGGTTTTCACTGCGCTGGACGGAATTCGACCTGATGATGCCGCAAAAAATCGCGCTGTCCTTCGCGATCCTTGGCGGCCTGGAACGCTACGCCGACCGCCCCATCGCCTGGATTCAGACCTTAGCCGATGCCAGTTTCGGCATTTTCTTCCTGCACGCCCCAATGATCGCTTTGCTGTTGGAGGCCGGGTATCAGCCGCTGTTCGCCGCGCCTTTGGCCAACATCGCAGTCATGACCACGCTGCTCTTTGCGCTCTGCCTGAGTGCGATTGCCCTGCTGCGTCGGTTGTTCCCAGCTCACAGCCGACACCTTGTCGGCGCGTGA
- a CDS encoding aminoglycoside phosphotransferase family protein, which yields MRVCDAQGRPAALKLFQSGKGGSERAAEHWDRAFGSSGLISRLRAAHGDALLFDWAEGAPLGDLSRNGQDDLATSELARLTAALLRAAPNQTRGCAALADHARALRNFTGDSRLSPPEHLEMMRAKALIEVLLSSPERVQPMHGDLHHDNVIGTPGHWTVIDPKVIFGDPHYEPANAFRNPKGAANETLSVARFARMAEVYAYETGLDRARLLDWAAVKCALSICWTLASPTARPPHHDMIRLPRLLSLSRGGPLSSAL from the coding sequence TTGCGCGTGTGCGACGCACAAGGCCGCCCGGCTGCGCTCAAACTGTTTCAATCTGGCAAAGGCGGTAGCGAACGCGCAGCAGAGCATTGGGACCGCGCCTTTGGGTCCTCGGGCCTTATATCTCGGTTGCGCGCCGCCCATGGTGACGCGCTTTTGTTCGACTGGGCGGAAGGCGCGCCTTTAGGCGATCTGTCTCGCAACGGGCAAGATGATTTGGCCACCTCAGAGCTTGCGCGGTTGACTGCCGCTCTTCTGCGTGCCGCGCCGAACCAGACCCGAGGCTGTGCCGCCTTGGCCGACCACGCCCGAGCGCTCCGAAATTTCACCGGCGATTCGCGTCTCTCGCCCCCTGAGCACCTTGAGATGATGCGTGCCAAAGCCTTGATTGAGGTCTTGCTGAGCAGTCCGGAGCGGGTTCAGCCGATGCATGGCGATTTGCACCATGACAATGTGATTGGGACCCCCGGCCATTGGACGGTGATTGATCCCAAAGTGATCTTTGGCGATCCGCACTACGAACCCGCCAATGCCTTTCGCAATCCAAAGGGCGCGGCGAACGAAACCCTGTCCGTTGCACGCTTTGCGAGAATGGCGGAGGTTTATGCCTATGAAACCGGCCTGGATCGGGCGCGGCTTTTGGATTGGGCAGCGGTCAAATGCGCACTTTCCATCTGCTGGACCTTGGCCAGCCCCACAGCCCGGCCACCGCACCACGATATGATCCGCCTGCCGCGCCTGTTGAGCCTATCGCGGGGCGGCCCCTTGTCTTCGGCCCTGTGA
- a CDS encoding MmcB family DNA repair protein has product MQTDDPALSSHQPIHTQPGQVLARGVCRHLRTLDITCLEEMVPTRGLRVDVMGLGPKGAVWVVECKSSRADFISDSKWQGYLPWCDRYFFAVDPAFPVEILPEETGLIIADGYGAEIIRMPDEVKLPAARRKALHLSFARQAALRLQSYRDPGVAALFGG; this is encoded by the coding sequence ATGCAAACCGATGATCCCGCCCTCTCTTCTCACCAGCCGATTCACACCCAACCCGGCCAAGTTCTCGCGCGCGGGGTGTGCCGCCATTTGCGCACGCTTGATATCACCTGCCTTGAGGAGATGGTGCCCACGCGTGGGTTGCGCGTGGATGTGATGGGGCTGGGGCCAAAGGGCGCGGTCTGGGTGGTGGAGTGCAAATCAAGCCGCGCTGATTTTATCTCTGATAGCAAATGGCAGGGCTATCTGCCTTGGTGTGATCGCTATTTCTTTGCGGTGGACCCGGCATTCCCAGTGGAGATTTTGCCAGAAGAAACCGGGTTGATCATCGCCGACGGCTACGGGGCAGAAATCATCCGCATGCCTGATGAGGTCAAACTGCCCGCCGCGCGGCGCAAGGCTCTGCATCTGAGTTTCGCCCGTCAGGCCGCTTTGCGGTTGCAAAGCTACCGTGATCCGGGCGTGGCGGCGTTGTTTGGCGGCTGA